From Brassica oleracea var. oleracea cultivar TO1000 chromosome C3, BOL, whole genome shotgun sequence, a single genomic window includes:
- the LOC106333619 gene encoding putative cysteine-rich repeat secretory protein 61 has product MFSSSVSERTILVPILAVIATQLFFIHSVASVNDTNAYLYHKCLEKDGKYKSKSLYEKNLNSLISNTSVKDYLYGVYGYRPDTVYMVIQCRGDSYGSKCNTCLSTAYSELRKRCPMNKGAIVWFDRCLLRISPTTFINEMDLKNKFYMYNMKKVRDPASFKAKTKALLTKLAKEATRKGSERSPAQEYYEPGDMKLDGKMTLYGMVQCTRLIWNTDCKKCLDTIIGELPNCCDGKEGGRVVSGSCTFRYEIYPFLDTQR; this is encoded by the exons ATGTTTTCATCATCTGTCTCAGAACGTACCATTTTGGTCCCGATCTTGGCCGTAATAGCCACACAACTCTTCTTTATACACAGTGTTGCGTCTGTAAACGATACCAATGCGTATTTATACCACAAATGCTTAGAGAAGGATGGAAAATATAAGTCAAAGAGTCTATACGAGAAAAACCTCAACAGTCTCATCTCAAACACTTCTGTAAAAGATTACCTCTATGGCGTTTATGGTTATCGTCCTGACACTGTCTACATGGTTATCCAATGCCGTGGTGACTCTTACGGCTCCAAGTGTAATACATGCCTCTCCACTGCTTACTCCGAG CTACGTAAAAGATGTCCGATGAACAAGGGGGCAATCGTATGGTTTGACCGATGTCTTCTCCGGATTTCTCCGACCACTTTCATAAACGAGATGGATCTCAAGAACAAGTTCTATATGTACAACATGAAGAAAGTGAGAGATCCGGCGTCGTTTAAGGCTAAGACAAAGGCTCTTCTCACCAAGCTGGCAAAGGAAGCCACTCGTAAAGGTTCAGAGAGGTCTCCTGCACAGGAGTATTACGAGCCAGGGGATATGAAGCTCGACGGGAAGATGACGCTGTACGGAATGGTGCAGTGCACGCGACTTATATGGAACACAGATTGTAAGAAATGTTTGGATACGATTATTGGGGAGCTTCCTAATTGTTGTGATGGCAAAGAAGGAGGAAGAGTAGTGAGTGGGAGTTGTACCTTTAGGTATGAGATTTACCCTTTTCTTGACACTCAAAGATGA
- the LOC106336163 gene encoding uncharacterized protein LOC106336163 yields MGCTTSKLDDLPAVALCLDRCGFLRTAIQQRYALADSHLAYTQSLQGVAQSLHTFIDHHHRFAGGDSHDPPEEDDDDSPQLSGSGHIEFDSDSDEIDSLHHSSPLHEDPDFTRYSNPDPPSSYLHMNYMKKSSMPPSVVYEQRPSSPQRVYFGESSASNYNNPYPSYGPSKPPPPPPPPRTEGWDLLNLFDYAPYTLTQDDDSREVREEEGIPDLEDDFHREVVKEVHGKQKLVVPVPAVSASAVDDKEEPPGGGGGGGGQASLFQTRPSVAVEKEEKEYEVHVKKVVESSGGEEARRSDAAPRGSGVRRGVPEIAKEIEAQFLRAAESGTEIAVMLEVGKQHPNARKHGAASSKMIQEVTPPPSVVPSSQPSTSKKAKASSSAAAAPTYADIEAELALRSRNLSSTLHKLHLWEKKLYEEVKAEEKLRLLHERKLRKLKRMDERGTDAPKVDSTRRFVRSLSTKIRIAIQVVDKISVTINKIRDEELWLQLNQLIQGLSRMWKSMLDCHQSQCEAIKEARGLGSIRASKKLPGDHLEATRVLGHELINWILRFSSWVNAQKCFVRGLNSWLMKCLIYEPEETPDGIVPFSPGRLGAPVIFVICNQWEQALDRTSEKEVVEAMRRFTTSVLRLWEQDRLETLERMIGHGGEEQRIQKEIQELESKMVLVGSGEDRSDTSNESLQGSLRRIFEAMERFSAESVRAYDDLLERAAEKESSSQESEED; encoded by the exons ATGGGTTGTACGACCTCCAAGCTCGACGACCTACCTGCGGTTGCGCTTTGTCTCGACCGTTGCGGTTTCCTCCGAACCGCGATTCAGCAGCGTTACGCTCTCGCCGACTCCCACCTCGCCTACACACAGTCCCTCCAAGGAGTCGCCCAGTCTCTTCACACCTTCATCGATCACCACCACCGCTTCGCCGGAGGAGACTCTCACGACCCGCCGGAAGAAGATGACGACGATTCACCCCAGCTTTCCGGGTCGGGTCATATCGAATTCGATTCGGACTCAGACGAGATTGACTCCTTGCATCACTCATCTCCTCTCCATGAGGATCCGGATTTTACCCGTTACTCGAATCCGGATCCTCCGTCGTCGTATCTGCACATGAACTACATGAAGAAGAGTTCGATGCCTCCTTCCGTCGTCTACGAGCAGAGACCTTCGAGTCCTCAGAGAGTTTACTTCGGCGAATCGTCAGCCTCTAACTATAATAATCCATACCCGAGTTACGGACCTTCGAAACCGCCTCCTCCGCCGCCGCCACCGAGGACAGAGGGTTGGGACTTGTTGAACCTTTTCGATTACGCTCCGTACACTCTTACTCAGGATGATGATTCGAGAGAGGTGAGGGAGGAAGAGGGTATTCCCGATTTGGAAGACGATTTCCATCGCGAGGTTGTCAAGGAAGTTCATGGGAAGCAGAAACTCGTAGTTCCGGTTCCGGCTGTCTCCGCCTCCGCCGTGGACGACAAGGAAGAGCCGCCGGGTGGTGGTGGTGGTGGTGGTGGTCAGGCTTCTCTGTTTCAGACTAGGCCGAGCGTGGCGGTTGAGAAAGAAGAGAAGGAGTACGAGGTTCATGTTAAGAAAGTTGTTGAGAGTAGTGGTGGAGAGGAAGCGCGGAGGAGTGATGCAGCGCCACGTGGCAGTGGTGTACGGCGTGGGGTGCCTGAGATTGCGAAAGAGATAGAAGCTCAGTTCTTGAGAGCTGCAGAGTCAGGAACTGAGATTGCAGTGATGCTTGAAGTGGGGAAACAACATCCTAATGCTCGCAAACATG GAGCAGCTTCGTCAAAGATGATACAAGAAGTTACTCCACCGCCTTCTGTGGTCCCGTCGTCTCAACCATCAACCTCCAAGAAAGCTAAAGCCTCTTCTTCGGCAGCGGCTGCCCCTACTTACGCAGATATTGAGGCGGAGCTTGCATTAAGGTCTCGTAATCTGTCTTCCACATTGCACAAGCTACACCTATGGGAGAAGAAGCTCTACGAAGAAGTCAAG GCTGAGGAAAAACTGCGTTTATTACACGAGAGAAAGTTAAGGAAGCTGAAGCGTATGGATGAAAGAGGTACCGATGCTCCAAAAGTTGATTCAACGCGTAGATTCGTGAGAAGTTTGTCCACGAAGATAAGGATTGCCATTCAAGTCGTTGACAAAATATCCGTTACAATAAACAAGATAAGAGACGAAGAGCTATGGCTGCAACTGAATCAGTTGATCCAAGG GCTTAGCAGAATGTGGAAATCCATGCTTGATTGCCATCAAAGTCAGTGTGAAGCTATTAAGGAAGCCAGAGGTTTAGGCTCCATTAGAGCGAGCAAAAAACTCCCTGGTGATCATCTCGAAGCTACAAGGGTGCTTGGGCATGAACTTATAAATTGGATTCTGAGATTCTCAAGCTGGGTTAATGCGCAAAAGTGTTTTGTAAGAGGATTGAATAGTTGGCTTATGAAGTGTTTAATCTACGAACCTGAGGAAACTCCTGATGGGATCGTTCCTTTTTCTCCGGGCCGTCTAGGTGCTCCAGTGATTTTCGTGATATGTAACCAGTGGGAACAAGCTTTAGATAGAACATCTGAGAAGGAAGTTGTTGAGGCCATGCGCAGATTCACAACCAGCGTGCTTCGTCTTTGGGAGCAAGATAGGTTAGAAACGCTGGAGAGGATGATAGGGCATGGTGGTGAGGAACAGAGAATACAAAAAGAGATTCAAGAACTGGAAAGCAAAATGGTTCTGGTTGGTTCAGGCGAAGACCGAAGCGACACTAGTAACGAAAGTTTACAGGGTAGTCTTCGGCGTATTTTTGAAGCTATGGAGAGGTTTTCAGCGGAATCTGTGAGGGCTTATGATGATCTCTTGGAGCGTGCTGCTGAAAAAGAAAGCAGCTCTCAAGAATCAGAGGAAGACTAA
- the LOC106333117 gene encoding NEP1-interacting protein-like 1, which produces MDSYHLSPLSLLHRIKDSFHSAVSAILANLFSALFTFFFALVGSLLGALTGALIGQETETGFMRGAVVGAISGAVFSIDVLESSLLLWQSDESGIACLLYLIDVIASLLSGRLVRERIGPAMLSAVQSQMGAMESQFQDQTDIFGTAVSKGLTGDSLDRIPKVLITDTTSGEEMVSCSVCLQDFQVGETVRSLPHCHHMFHLPCIDKWLRDHASCPLCRRNL; this is translated from the exons ATGGATTCTTATCATCTCTCTCCTCTCTCACTCCTCCACCGGATCAAAGATTCCTTCCATTCAGCAGTTTCCGCCATCCTGGCCAACCTCTTCTCCGCCCTCTTCACCTTCTTCTTCGCTCTAG TGGGGAGTTTGCTAGGAGCGTTGACAGGGGCTTTGATCGGCCAAGAAACAGAGACCGGTTTCATGAGAGGAGCCGTCGTTGGTGCTATTTCTGGTGCTGTCTTCTCCATCGATGTCCTTGAGTCTTCCCTCCTCCTCTGGCAATCCGATGAGTCTGGTATTGCTTGCCTTCTCTACTTG ATTGATGTCATTGCTAGCCTTTTGAGTGGGAGGCTTGTTCGCGAGCGTATTGGTCCTGCAATGCTTAGTGCTGTCCAGAGTCAG ATGGGAGCTATGGAGTCACAATTCCAAGACCAAACTGATATCTTCGGAACTGCCGTTTCAAAGGGTCTCACAGGCGATTCTCTCGACAGGATTCCAAAGGTCCTAATTACAGACACCACCTCAGGGGAGGAGATGGTCTCTTGCTCTGTATGCCTTCAG GACTTTCAGGTGGGAGAGACTGTTAGAAGTTTGCCGCATTGCCATCATATGTTCCACCTACCGTGCATCGACAAGTGGCTTCGGGACCACGCTTCTTGTCCCTTGTGCAGAAGAAATCTTTGA
- the LOC106333315 gene encoding heavy metal-associated isoprenylated plant protein 26, with protein sequence MGFVDLCYRERRHRKLKQFQRVEIKVKMDCEGCERRVRKSVQGMKGVTKVTVDPKQSKLTVEGFVQPNKVVRRVMHRTGKKAELWPYVPYEVVPHPYAPGAYDKKAPPGYVRNALADPLVAPLARASSFEVKYTSAFSDDNPNACTIM encoded by the exons ATGGGCTTCGTGGACCTCTGTTACCGGGAACGCCGCCACAGAAAGCTCAAGCAGTTCCAG AGGGTGGAGATAAAAGTGAAGATGGACTGCGAAGGGTGCGAGAGACGGGTGAGGAAGTCGGTGCAAGGCATGAAAGGAGTTACCAAAGTCACCGTCGATCCTAAACAGAGCAAACTAACGGTCGAGGGATTCGTCCAACCCAACAAAGTGGTGCGACGGGTGATGCATCGGACGGGGAAGAAGGCGGAGTTGTGGCCGTACGTGCCTTACGAGGTGGTGCCACACCCTTACGCACCTGGTGCCTACGACAAGAAGGCCCCTCCTGGCTATGTTCGCAATGCACTCGCCGACCCTCTTGTGGCCCCGCTTGCTCGTGCCAGCTCCTTCGAGGTCAAATACACCTCTGCCTTCAGTGATGACAATCCCAACGCTTGCACCATCATGTGA